Genomic DNA from Candidatus Manganitrophaceae bacterium:
TGGTACTTTGATGAAATCGTTGTCGTAGCCATCTCTTCCCTCCATCTTACGCTTGTTCCATCGATAATATTATTGTAAAACGACCTTTGAGTCAACCATCCTGGAAAGAAACCTCTTTTAGCGCGATGTGACGAAATTGCGACAGAATGATCTCGAGTGAATAAAATGAACTCTAATCCATAGAGTCCATACAAACGGAACAGGACCTTAATTGAACAGATAAAAGTGAGAAAACCGGCCGACCCGCCATAAAAAAATAATTCTTTTTTTTCGCAATCAGGAGGCCCAGGGTTCGACCCTCCACAGTTCCACCAGTAGATTCCCGTATATTCCTTCCGCTTCATTCCACGAAAAGCAACGCCTGCAATTGTCAGATCACGTACATTCTTGTACGGCAAACTGCACCGCCTTGGATGGAATTTTCTTCCCTACCCCTGCCCTCTCCTTTATTCCGCCGGTAAAAACGCTCCCTTTACAGATGCCGGAGTTTAATTCCGAGTCGGCATGTCTCTTGCTTTTATTCCAATTGTTTAAATAAGGAGAAGTACCATGGGACAGAAATCGACCATCCTCATCGTCGATGACGAGAGCGGACCACGCGAATCGCTGAAGATGATTCTAAAGCCCTTTTATAATATCGAAACCGCCGAAAATGCGCTCCAGGCGTTAGACATCATCGGGAAAAAACAGATCGATCTCATCACACTCGACCTAAAGATGCCCGGCATGAATGGAGAAGAGGCCCTTCTTCGGATTAAAGAAAAACAGCCGAGTATCGAGGTCTTGATTATCACCGGCAACGGAAGCGCTAAACATGCAATCGACCTGATTCGGAAAGGGGCGAGCGGATATGAATTCAAACCGTTCAATATCAGCAAGATCGTAATGAACATTTCAAAGACCCTCGACCGAAAGAAAAAGATGGAGAAACTGAAGAACATCTTTCATCAGACGGGGTCATGAACCGGGAGCCGCATTGAGCAAATCAGGCTCAAGAATGATGTCGATCTTCCATTCGGAATGAGATCCCTACCTGGCTTGAACCCTCTCGTACGAAACATCGCCCCATCCCATTTGG
This window encodes:
- a CDS encoding response regulator — its product is MGQKSTILIVDDESGPRESLKMILKPFYNIETAENALQALDIIGKKQIDLITLDLKMPGMNGEEALLRIKEKQPSIEVLIITGNGSAKHAIDLIRKGASGYEFKPFNISKIVMNISKTLDRKKKMEKLKNIFHQTGS